TAAACGAACCAAAGACTTCATAAGCATTCTCAACGATAATTGCCATGGATGCATAACTTAATAAACTTCAGAAAACTACCTCTTGGATGTTTAAACTCACAAAGTAAAGGGTATACAATCCAACAATCAGATTTTTACTGCTGAATTAGGAAGTTTTGATGCAAGAAAAGGCACGAGCTCACGGATGCCTCCGGTCTtgattcttctcttctttttcctcttttcttatACAAGACCTGATCTCATAGAGCATCCAAATAAGCTTCCCTAGTTGATTTCTTTGCGTGTAAATGATACAGCGAAAGAGAAGAATGGAGAAAACCAGCAAAGTGCTCATGAAAGTAAAACTAATAGCAAAATCATCAACTAGTTCCTACTCTCTGAGGTCATGGATTAAGTTTCTCTTACATGTGAGACATCATCATGCCAGATGATCCTCCTACAACTCAACAAAACATCATCATCATACACACCTAACAACTCAACCAGCAATATGTTCAAACAGCTAACAACAAAACATCATTGAATCAACAAAACATTGAATCAACAAAACATCATCATACAACAAACCAATATGTAGCTCATTGAATCAACAAAACATCATCATACACACCTAACAACTCAACCAGCAATATGTTCATACAGCTGCAGTGCATTAAAATTACATTTGGCTCCCTACCTTGCTCATTGAAAAAAGTCACCATTTTGTGAATAGAACCTCAAGTGGAAGCCTGGAAAAGAGatagataaaaaagaaaatcaacaaTTAACAGTTTGTAAacttttcaaatttaaaatcCCATTGCCTAGCAGCCGCATACAAACCACAAACTCAAAATAATCTCTCAGAAGGTACAGAATAAGCTATAAAGCATTGAGATTGGGTTCTAAATTTTTTAAGATATGTCAACAGGCTTGTTTTTTGATCAGGATCATGCATTACAAAAAACCTTTTACCATTCAGCTCTTTAACATGTATAGATCATAAAAAGTAATATAGATaagcaagtttttttttctgagaGAAGGTATGTACCAAAAAAGGGACTTAGACCAGCTCTGAAAAGATTTTTGGATAAACATAACAGGGTCGTCTTACTCAATTTGCCCCCTTAGATTACGTTAATTTTCCCACAAGCCAAAATCCAATAGCTGCTCGCATCATGATTACATGATGGTGATGTCATCGCCATTGGAGCAATAGAATAGGATGTCCCTTTCCCAAACCCCCGTAATTATGGATACTTCTTTGACCTTCCATTCTTATCTGAGAGGTCAAACTCCCCCCCAATCCTTACCAATTCCAACGCAATTTTTATATCCCAAACAAATCTCTCAGGACTCGTTTGGCTCagaaatttttttcttattttaaatatttttttttcagaagtcgatcccaaaaaaataatttttatacatTTAGTTGATTATAGAAAAATATCtataataattttaataaattCTTTTTTACTATTCTACCTAAAAGTCTAGTCTAAGAGCATGAATcaaattatttgaatttctaatcaataaaaattaggtttttttcataaaatataaaaatgttATACTTATAAGAAAGCTacttttctaattttttctttaaaaaactctaagatgtttttttttttttaatttttcaatcccacttctctctttctcttcacgCGAATCAAAGGAGTCATCTATTTATGGTCGAGGATCGCACGCTTGAAGGCAAAATTGCCAGAAGGGGAAGGGAAATCCATcaagtgtgaaagccgtcgttacGTTCAATATTCGTCCATCATCCCTGTAATCACGATGATGTTAATGGTGATGGCCAGACCCATGATGAGGGGTTGGTACACGTCTATATATTCTAACCTCTTGTTCCATTCCTCCCCAGCTAAACAAGCCTtcgtcccttcttcttcttctctctccaaCCGTCCCAAAGCCAGTTCTTACCTTGGAAGCCAGAGCAAGAGCCTCATCATGTCTCAAAGTGCTTCTGCTGCCGCTGCTGCTGTTGGTGGTGGAGGAGACCATGAGATCCCACGCTTTGAGAGGCCAAGATACGTGGCGAAGAGGGTCCTCGCTGAGTCCCAGAAAGAGGGTGAAGGAGCAAACGTTAGAAGAAGCATTGGAaggtaaaaaaaacaaaaaaaatctatctTGTCTCTTCTTTTCCATCTTTGGTATTGATTTCTTGTGGATTCTTCAGGCCTGAATTAAGGAACTTGGATCCTTTCCTTCTGCTAGATGAATTCTCAGGTATACTTTGATATCTatctgtatctatatatatatatttctaaatTTATTTCTGTTGGGTGATTGATTTTCTATTGGAATCTTGtctcttctttttgtttttcatgtTACAGTTTCGCCTCCTGCCGGATTTCCTGATCATCCTCATAGAGGTTTGTTCTTTGAGCCTGTGTACCTTAGAATAGCTCTTTATATGTTGTGCGATCCTTAACTGAAAGAAATTGCCTATGTTCTATGATCTGTTTGCAGGATTTGAGACCGTGACGTACATGCTTGAGGTATTTATTTGACTTGGTTTTGTGAATTAATTGGTGAATTGGTCTATAGAATTTGGGGACAGATGGATTGTGAGGTGTTTGATATATTGTTGCCTGTGATGAAATCCAGGGAGCCTTTACTCATCAAGATTTTGCCGGGCACAAGGGCACCATCTCAACTGGCGATGTGCAGGTCTGGTTTATAAGGATCATATCTCACCTAATTCAGACAAGAAAATTCATGCCTTTTTCACTATCAAAAAGCCTGAATTTATTTGCTGTAGCTCATAATCGGACTCATCatttccttcctcttcttcagtgGATGACTGCCGGCAGGGGTATTATTCACTCAGAAATGCCTGCACGGGAGGGAGTCCAGAAGGGATTGCAGCTTTGGATCAATCTCTCCTCAAAGGATAAAATGTAACAAGCCCAACCTTGAatgcattcttctttttttctttctatttttttatgaagaggGAGGCAAAGCCACCCAACCTTTATTAGAAAAGAGTTTACATAAACTATTTATAATGATTTgcaaaaaaaacacacacaaaagaacaataaattttttttacaaatgatAGTGGTATGTAAGTAGGCTTGTTAAACTATTTAACAAGCTGAACAATCTCATAAGTAATTTGAAGGATCTCTGTATTTTCAATGTGCAACTATATAAGCTATATATTCTGATGTGAGTCAGTCTTTTCTAAAGAGATAGATCGACGTTTTTTAACGTGCAGAGCCAATatgcattcttctttttttttctttcgatCTTTCGAAAACAAAAGAATTGTAATTTCCTCATATGAGAATTTCAACCACACGGCTTTTTCGATCTCAGGGTTGAGCCACGATACCAGGAGCTACTGAGCAAGAACATAAGCATGGCTGAGAAGGATGGGGTTGAAGTTCAGATCATAGCAGGGGAAGCATTTGGTGTCCAATCTCCAGTTTACACCCGAACTCCGACGATGTTTTTGGATTTCACAATGAAGCCAGGTGCCCAGTTGCAGCAGCCCATCCCAGATTCTTGGAATTCCTTTGTGTATATCATTGAAGGGGAGGGGATATTTGGAGGAGAGGACTCGACTCCAGTAACGAGCCACCATTGCCTTGTGCTGAGCCCTGGGGATGGGATGAGGGTATGGAATAAGTCGGCGAAGCAGCTAAGATTTGTTCTGATCGCCGGGCAGCCGCTCAATGAGCCTGTTGTCCAGTATGGTCCATTTGTTATGAACACACAAGCTGAGATTCGACAGGCCATGGAGGACTATCACTATGGGAGGAATGGGTTTGAGAAGGCCAGGCATTGGAAGTCTGAGCCGCTGTTGCAttgataagaacatgaatgcaGCACAAGAACCAACACTGTTGGATTTGATGGAGAATCTGAACTTCATTTGTGGTGTTATATGTTGTTTGGTGATCAACTTAGAATTACAAGGGTCAGTGGCAGTTGCATGAGCCATATGGATTTGGGATTCTGCACTCTTCTTTTTATCCCCTTTAaaatgaactttttttttttttttggtttcataAATGTGTGAGAGGATATATCTGAGATCTGTAGTCAATTCTTTCAGTGGGGTTTGTTTCTTAGTGGTGGAGCTTGCTCTTTTCTGAGGTGTGTAAGGATGTCGAAAAGATTTATCTGTAACAATTCAAGTTTTCATGATTTAATTTCATGTTCTCCTGAAATGATTTGACAGGGATCTCGTCTTTCTTTCCAGGACAATTCAATCTTTTGCAAGCCTTTTCTTTGTCAAAATAAATGAAGACTTTCATCAATCTAGGAAAGAGTGGAGAAGTTGATAGGGTCAAttcaatcttctttttttttttttttgcatgcatcCATGCTACAAATCTCTTATCTGCAAGGTGATCGACCACATGCCATTCAACCATCTAATTGGCTCTTCTTGATGCATGCTGAGAATCACATTCTTGTAAGTTGCCTGTGGCCTGGCCTATGAGATGAATCTCAGCCAAAAAGCCTACTCGATCAATCTTCCAAATTACACTAGCAGTAATCTTTACAAAATTAATCTTGATGCCACGGGTTTTTGCAGCTCCATTTGAGTGTACACTGAAAGAAAAATGATAgccatacaatatatatatata
This is a stretch of genomic DNA from Phoenix dactylifera cultivar Barhee BC4 chromosome 9, palm_55x_up_171113_PBpolish2nd_filt_p, whole genome shotgun sequence. It encodes these proteins:
- the LOC103709423 gene encoding pirin-like protein, yielding MMLMVMARPMMRGWYTSIYSNLLFHSSPAKQAFVPSSSSLSNRPKASSYLGSQSKSLIMSQSASAAAAAVGGGGDHEIPRFERPRYVAKRVLAESQKEGEGANVRRSIGRPELRNLDPFLLLDEFSVSPPAGFPDHPHRGFETVTYMLEGAFTHQDFAGHKGTISTGDVQWMTAGRGIIHSEMPAREGVQKGLQLWINLSSKDKMVEPRYQELLSKNISMAEKDGVEVQIIAGEAFGVQSPVYTRTPTMFLDFTMKPGAQLQQPIPDSWNSFVYIIEGEGIFGGEDSTPVTSHHCLVLSPGDGMRVWNKSAKQLRFVLIAGQPLNEPVVQYGPFVMNTQAEIRQAMEDYHYGRNGFEKARHWKSEPLLH